One genomic segment of Motacilla alba alba isolate MOTALB_02 chromosome 1A, Motacilla_alba_V1.0_pri, whole genome shotgun sequence includes these proteins:
- the NPTXR gene encoding neuronal pentraxin receptor, with protein MLAFLGAIICIIASVHPAGTAAPAAAADNDSAAAALLPAADKGLGALHGPAEALASAGPRLPGGPPLFSRFVCTPLSTECPATGTGTAAGSAAGPEELLALRSAAAQLRRTALEQKERIRMDQETIRELTGKLSRCEGGLRSPPAAAPPAAAGLRAAPRPGTMGHPPDEPPAVRELEEAVRTLQDRIDRIEQELPARTNGSAPTAPALARDALHTKMEQLEEQLLSKILTLQKERQAASTDRSQQQHNIEKELNSLQNRVTELEHGPLGYSPPDAFKVTIPVQNNYMYARVKKSLPELYAFTICMWLKSKALAGIGTPFSYSVPSQANEIVLLEWGSNPLELLINDKVAQLPLSLKDKAWHHICVAWTTRDGKWSAYQDGEQRGAGENLASWHSIRPQGVIILGQEQDTLGGRFDATQAFVGELAQFGVWDHMLAPAEILGLANCTSHLQGNVIQWDDQAVEVFGGASKAGFAACEEGRKA; from the exons ATGCTGGCTTTCCTTGGGGCCATCATCTGCATCATCGCCAGCGTCCACCCGGCCGGcaccgccgcgcccgccgccgccgccgacAATGactcggccgccgccgccctcctGCCCGCCGCCGACAAGGGGCTGGGAGCGCTGCACGGCCCCGCCGAGGCTCTGGCCAGCGCCGGGCCGCGCCTGCCGGGGGGGCCGCCGCTCTTCAGCCGCTTCGTCTGCACGCCGCTGAGCACCGAGTGCCCGgccaccggcaccggcaccgccgccggcagcgccgccggcCCCGAGGAGCTGCTGGCGCTGCGGAGCGCGGCGGCCCAGCTGCGCCGCACGGCGCTGGAGCAGAAGGAGCGGATCCGCATGGACCAGGAGACCATCCGGGAGCTCACCGGCAAGCTCAGCCGCTGCGAGGGCGGCCTGCGGAgcccccccgccgccgcgccccccgccgccgccgggctccgcgccgccccgcgccccggcaCCATGGGCCACCCTCCCGACGAGCCGCCCGCCGTGCGGGAGCTGGAAGAGGCTGTCCGCACTCTCCAGGACCGAATCGACCGGATAGAG caggagctgccagcccgCACCAATGGCTCAGCACCCACTGCCCCTGCACTTGCCCGTGATGCCCTCCACACCAagatggagcagctggaggagcagcttcTTTCCAAGATCCTGACCCTGCAGAAGGAGCgccaggctgccagcactgaccgcagccagcagcagcacaacatTGAGAAGGAGCTGAACTCCCTCCAGAACCGGGTGACGGAGCTGGAGCACG GACCACTGGGCTACAGCCCTCCTGATGCCTTCAAGGTGACCATCCCAGTGCAGAACAACTACATGTATGCTCGTGTGAAGAAGAGCCTGCCAGAGCTGTATGCCTTCACCATCTGCATGTGGCTGAAGTCCAAGGCCCTGGCAGGCATTGGCACCCCGTTCTCCTACTCTGTCCCGAGCCAAGCCAACGAGATTGTGCTGTTGGAGTGGGGCTCTAaccccctggagctgctcatcaATGACAAG GTGGCCCAGCTGCCGCTGAGTCTGAAGGACAAGGCCTGGCACCACATCTGCGTGGCATGGACCACCCGGGACGGCAAGTGGTCAGCATACCAGGATGGTGAACAGCGGGGTGCCGGTGAGAACCTGGCCTCCTGGCATTCCATCAGGCCCCAGGGTGTCATCATCCTGGGTCAGGAGCAG gACACCCTGGGGGGCCGCTTTGATGCCACACAGGCCTTCGTGGGAGAGCTGGCGCAGTTTGGCGTGTGGGACCACATGCTGGCACCAGCAGAGATCCTGGGCTTGGCTAACTGCACCTCCCACCTCCAAGGGAATGTGATCCAGTGGGATGACCAGGCGGTGGAGGTCTTTGGAGGTGCCAGCAAGGCGGGCTTTGCCGCCTGcgaggaagggaggaaggcgTGA